In the Coriobacteriia bacterium genome, one interval contains:
- a CDS encoding UDP-N-acetylmuramoyl-L-alanyl-D-glutamate--2,6-diaminopimelate ligase, with translation MTGAGAGYASIVRPVPVVNVEPTTLRTLLADSVAEFLGDADTPVTGIAYRSDAVRPGEAFFCIPGFDHDGHDFAGDALAHGAAALVVERPLGVPAPQAVVPRTRPALSLAAARVHGHPSRSLDVVGVTGTNGKTTTTYLVESILRVAGRNPGLLGTVETRVGGRRLVSARTTPESADLQRLLAEMAADGADAAVMEVSSHAIDLHRVDAVRFAVAAFTNLSQDHLDFHHTIEEYFSVKKRLFTDGEVGTAVLNVDDPYCAAVAAERGGVTVGRDPEADVRAVCERPGARGTVFTLLAGGHEHVVDLPLPGAYNVSNALVAAGCALALGVTGEDVARGLSSAGQVPGRLERVEAGQPFGVLVDYAHTPDGLQKALAAVRDVTAGRVLAVFGCGGDRDPEKRPLMGEAAGRLADFVVVTSDNPRSEDPVGIILQIEDGLRAAGAAYVAEVDRRRAIRHALSAAEPGDTVLIAGKGHEDYQVFADRTIHFDDREVAREELGRLC, from the coding sequence ATGACGGGGGCGGGAGCGGGGTATGCTAGTATCGTCCGTCCCGTCCCGGTGGTGAACGTGGAACCGACGACCCTACGCACGCTGCTCGCCGACAGCGTCGCCGAGTTCCTCGGCGATGCCGACACGCCCGTCACCGGCATAGCGTACCGCTCGGACGCGGTGCGCCCGGGCGAGGCGTTCTTCTGCATCCCCGGATTCGATCACGACGGCCACGACTTCGCGGGGGACGCGTTGGCGCACGGCGCCGCGGCGCTCGTCGTGGAGCGGCCCCTCGGGGTGCCCGCGCCCCAGGCGGTGGTGCCGCGCACGCGGCCCGCCCTCTCCCTGGCGGCCGCGCGGGTCCACGGTCACCCCAGCCGCAGCCTCGACGTCGTGGGGGTGACGGGCACGAACGGCAAGACCACGACGACCTACCTGGTGGAGAGCATCCTTCGGGTGGCGGGACGGAACCCCGGGCTCCTCGGCACCGTGGAGACGCGCGTCGGCGGCCGGCGGCTGGTCTCGGCGCGCACCACCCCGGAGTCGGCGGACCTGCAGCGGCTGCTGGCGGAGATGGCCGCGGATGGGGCGGACGCCGCGGTCATGGAGGTGTCGTCGCATGCCATCGACCTGCACCGCGTCGACGCCGTGCGCTTCGCCGTGGCGGCCTTCACGAACCTGTCCCAGGACCACTTGGACTTCCACCACACCATCGAGGAGTACTTCTCCGTCAAGAAGCGTCTCTTCACCGACGGCGAGGTGGGAACGGCCGTGCTGAACGTGGACGACCCCTACTGCGCGGCGGTGGCGGCGGAGCGCGGGGGGGTCACGGTCGGACGCGACCCCGAGGCCGACGTACGGGCGGTCTGCGAGCGCCCGGGGGCCCGAGGGACGGTGTTCACGCTGCTCGCTGGCGGCCACGAGCACGTGGTCGACCTCCCGCTGCCCGGCGCGTACAACGTCTCCAACGCGCTCGTCGCCGCCGGATGCGCGCTGGCGCTGGGCGTGACCGGGGAGGACGTCGCGCGCGGCCTGTCCTCCGCCGGGCAGGTGCCCGGCAGGCTCGAGCGCGTGGAAGCGGGCCAGCCCTTCGGCGTGCTCGTCGACTACGCGCACACCCCCGACGGCCTGCAGAAGGCCCTCGCCGCCGTGCGGGACGTGACCGCCGGCAGGGTCCTCGCCGTGTTCGGATGCGGCGGGGACCGCGATCCGGAGAAGCGGCCGCTGATGGGCGAGGCGGCGGGGCGGCTGGCCGACTTCGTGGTGGTCACGAGCGACAACCCCCGTTCGGAGGACCCGGTGGGCATCATCCTGCAGATCGAGGACGGTCTTCGCGCTGCCGGCGCGGCGTACGTCGCGGAGGTCGACCGTCGCCGCGCCATCCGCCACGCGCTGTCGGCGGCGGAGCCGGGAGACACCGTGCTGATAGCCGGCAAGGGTCATGAGGACTACCAGGTCTTCGCGGACAGGACGATCCACTTCGACGACCGCGAGGTGGCGCGGGAGGAGCTGGGGAGACTGTGCTGA
- a CDS encoding penicillin-binding protein 2: MGRPLRKCGPRRNGGAGERFPALLAVFGLVLVVVAGRLVWMQAVAAPAFAELAEQQRLRETELAPKRGAILDREGEQLAVTTDARTVFATPYLVEDKKGTARALAETLGGDAAEYERRLGKETGFVYIERKVDMERASAVEDLQLAGVGLLEDSKRSYPSGELACHILGFVGVDDMGLAGIEKQYDELLAGTPGRLIAERDPFGRPIPGGLISREEPVDGSDLVLTIDKDIQYEAQLRLAETVEKWRAASGSVVVMDPRNGEVLALASTPGFDPNRYGRAKPQSLRNRPVTDTYEPGSTVKSLTAAAVLEEGLLEPDSVLELPPTLKLGGRTIKESHPRGTVRWTLAEIVTNSSNVGAVKLGQALGEQGLYDQFARFGLTERTGIDFPGEAKGWLPPVSQWSASSIGNIPFGQGVSVTPLQLARALAAIANGGELVTPHLLLDVPARPDEMPVGEKRRALSPEAAAKTSKVLEAVVTEGTGDAARVSGYTVAGKTGTAQKARKDGRGYAGGGHVGSFCGYLPAEDPRLLIVVTVDTPRKAIYGGVVAAPAFAEIARFAAGHLRIPPTGADETAAAEKGAAGPGGPDEAGRERTGRNGPSTGASP, encoded by the coding sequence GAGCAGCAGCGGCTGCGCGAGACCGAGCTCGCGCCGAAGCGCGGCGCGATCCTCGACCGCGAAGGCGAGCAGCTGGCCGTGACGACGGATGCCAGGACGGTCTTCGCCACACCGTACCTGGTGGAGGACAAGAAGGGCACGGCTCGGGCGCTGGCCGAGACGCTCGGCGGCGACGCGGCCGAGTACGAGCGGCGCCTGGGCAAGGAGACGGGCTTCGTCTACATCGAGCGCAAGGTGGACATGGAGCGAGCCTCGGCCGTCGAGGACCTGCAGCTCGCCGGCGTGGGCCTGCTGGAGGACTCCAAGCGCAGCTATCCGTCCGGCGAGCTCGCGTGCCACATCCTCGGCTTCGTCGGGGTGGACGACATGGGCCTCGCGGGGATCGAGAAGCAATACGACGAGCTGCTGGCCGGCACCCCGGGGCGCCTCATCGCGGAACGGGACCCCTTCGGTCGGCCGATCCCGGGGGGGCTGATCAGCCGCGAGGAGCCTGTGGACGGTTCCGACCTCGTGCTCACCATCGACAAGGACATCCAGTACGAGGCGCAGCTACGGCTGGCCGAGACCGTCGAGAAGTGGAGGGCGGCGAGCGGCTCGGTCGTGGTCATGGACCCGCGCAACGGCGAGGTGCTCGCTCTCGCGTCCACCCCGGGGTTCGACCCCAACCGCTATGGGCGGGCCAAGCCCCAATCCCTGCGGAACCGCCCGGTGACCGACACCTACGAGCCGGGGTCGACGGTGAAGTCGCTCACGGCCGCGGCCGTACTGGAAGAGGGGCTGCTCGAGCCGGACTCCGTCCTGGAGCTCCCGCCCACGCTCAAGCTCGGCGGCCGCACGATCAAGGAGTCGCACCCGCGCGGGACGGTCCGCTGGACGCTCGCCGAGATCGTGACGAACTCCAGCAACGTCGGCGCGGTGAAGCTGGGGCAGGCCCTCGGTGAGCAGGGGCTGTACGACCAGTTCGCACGCTTCGGTCTCACGGAGCGCACGGGTATCGACTTCCCCGGCGAGGCCAAGGGGTGGTTGCCGCCCGTCTCGCAGTGGTCCGCGAGCTCGATCGGCAACATCCCGTTCGGGCAGGGCGTCTCCGTGACGCCGCTCCAGCTCGCCCGCGCGCTCGCCGCGATCGCCAACGGGGGAGAGCTGGTCACGCCGCACCTGCTGCTCGACGTGCCGGCCCGGCCGGACGAGATGCCGGTGGGGGAGAAGCGCCGCGCGCTGTCCCCCGAGGCGGCGGCCAAGACGAGCAAGGTCCTCGAGGCCGTCGTGACCGAGGGCACCGGGGACGCCGCTCGCGTGTCGGGTTACACCGTGGCGGGCAAGACCGGCACCGCCCAGAAGGCGCGCAAGGACGGGCGCGGGTACGCGGGCGGCGGCCACGTCGGCTCGTTCTGCGGCTACCTGCCCGCCGAGGACCCGCGCCTGCTGATCGTCGTGACGGTCGACACGCCGAGGAAGGCCATCTACGGGGGGGTGGTGGCCGCGCCCGCCTTCGCGGAGATCGCCCGCTTCGCCGCCGGGCACCTGAGGATCCCGCCGACCGGCGCGGACGAGACGGCGGCGGCGGAGAAGGGCGCCGCTGGACCGGGAGGACCGGACGAGGCCGGGCGGGAGCGCACCGGGCGGAACGGTCCGTCAACGGGTGCGTCGCCATGA